A stretch of the Vigna radiata var. radiata cultivar VC1973A chromosome 7, Vradiata_ver6, whole genome shotgun sequence genome encodes the following:
- the LOC106767673 gene encoding uncharacterized protein LOC106767673 isoform X2, with product MSSLWFLKLIVKCLDHCAWPLLALGYPLCASVQAIENESYKATKDLISYWILLSLIYLFEYAFFRLLQWYQFWPYTKLMIIFWLIVPDFGRASYAYNNIIRTCISNPQAILSSLNNWRKIFVKKDNFLLHADRYLEDNGTEALMKLIASKNTTNKPVAKATNANRATDHEEMQQNIPVVPKLVKSENASATMLETNGIVMKEKGVGELPQIFTHKEVQKEWTCALCHVTTTSEKTLNSHLQGSKHRKMEIALKAKNQPVSQKLKSDHSKEELKQKNIYQPKFKTKNGEKPTRTNNSEIRCEICNVKCPCEITLASHRKGKKHLDKVKSNRFL from the exons ATGTCTTCTCTCTGGTTTCTTAAACTCATTGTCAAATGCCTTGATCATTGTGCATG GCCTCTCCTTGCTCTGGGATACCCTTT ATGTGCTTCTGTACAAGCAATTGAGAACGAATCCTATAAAGCAACTAAGGATTTGATATCGTATTGGATACTCCTCTCGCTAATATACCTATTCGAGTATGCATTTTTTAGGCTTCTTCAATG GTACCAGTTCTGGCCTTACACTAAGCTAATGATCATCTTCTGGCTCATTGTGCCAGACTTTGGGCGGGCTTCTTATGCCTACAATAACATTATTCGAACATGCATCTCAAATCCACAAGCAATCTTAAGTAGTTTAAATAACTGGAGGAAGATTTTTGTCAAGAAAGATAACTTTTTGCTGCATGCAGATAGATATTTAGAAGATAATGGAACAGAAGCCTTAATGAAACTCATTGCTAGCAAG AACACGACTAACAAACCTGTTGCAAAGGCAACAAATGCAAATAGAGCTACTGACCATGAAGAGATGCAACAG AATATTCCTGTGGTACCTAAACTTGTGAAAAGTGAAAATGCTTCAGCAACCATGTTGGAAACTAATGGAATAGTGATGAAAGAGAAGGGTGTTGGAGAGCTTCCTCAGATTTTTACACATAAGGAAGTTCAGAAGGAGTGGACTTGCGCTTTGTGCCATGTAACAACAACGAGCGAGAAAACCTTGAATTCACACCTGCAAGGGAGCAAACACAGGAAGATGGAGATTGCTCTGAAGGCAAAGAATCAACCTGTTTCACAGAAGCTGAAAAGTGATCACTCCAAAGAAGAATTGAAACAGAAGAACATTTATCAGCCAAAATTCAAGACCAAGAATGGAGAGAAACCTACTAGGACTAATAATTCAGAAATAAGATGTGAAATCTGTAATGTGAAATGCCCTTGCGAGATTACCTTGGCCTCTCATAGAAAAGGGAAGAAGCATTTGGATAAAGTTAAAAGTAACAGGTTTCTTTAG
- the LOC106766337 gene encoding glycine-rich cell wall structural protein-like, translated as MALMGFQECLIFDAGGGTRSRYGGVRGGVGNGSGIGDGTGSSVGGGVDNGGGVGGGIGTGSGVGGGAGGVGEEPGGGYNGGVRRGSGGVEGGVAGEGWVEREGVIDV; from the exons ATGG CTCTTATGGGATTTCAAGAATGCCTCATATTCGATGCTGGAGGCGGCACAAGAAGTAGATATGGTGGTGTTAGAGGTGGAGTTGGTAATGGAAGTGGCATTGGAGATGGTACAGGAAGTAGTGTTGGAGGTGGGGTTGATAATGGCGGAGGCGTTGGAGGTGGTATCGGAACAGGTAGTGGAGTTGGAGGAGGAGCTGGTGGTGTCGGAGAAGAACCTGGTGGCGGATATAATGGTGGTGTCAGAAGAGGAAGTGGTGGGGTTGAAGGAGGTGTAGCAGGAGAAGGATGGGTAGAAAGGGAAGGTGTCATTGATGTATGA
- the LOC106766338 gene encoding uncharacterized protein LOC106766338, producing the protein MSRRVDSQSQHTGRFQQRGCVRPQATGKVYALIRSEAASLGNLIITSCLVFGKPCDVLFDSGATHSFVSEACVEKLGLSMGELEFDMVVSTPTTGLVRTSTVCSRCPVEVDGRRFQVNLVCLPLQRLKVILGMNWLSTNRILIDCGEKKLLFPEVKESTLLSWGKFGKS; encoded by the coding sequence ATGAGTAGAAGGGTTGACTCTCAATCGCAGCATACAGGGAGGTTCCAACAGAGGGGATGTGTCAGACCTCAGGCTACTGGCAAGGTTTATGCATTGATTAGATCGGAGGCGGCTAGCTTAGGTAACCTCATTATCACTAGTTGTTTGGTATTTGGTAAGCCGTgtgatgttttgtttgattcgGGGGCGACACATTCGTTTGTGTCTGAGGCTTGTGTTGAAAAACTTGGTTTGTCAATGGGAGAGCTAGAGTTTGATATGGTGGTTTCTACACCAACAACTGGTTTGGTTCGGACATCTACGGTGTGTTCTAGATGTCCAGTTGAGGTTGACGGGCGTAGGTTCCAAGTGAATCTTGTTTGTTTACCTCTACAAAGGCTAAAGGTGATCTTGGGAATGAATTGGTTGTCTACCAATCGCATTCTCATAGATTGTGGTGAGAAGAAGCTATTGTTTCCCGAGGTTAAGGAGTCGACATTGTTGTCTTGGGGCAAGTTTGGCAAGAGTTGA
- the LOC106767673 gene encoding uncharacterized protein LOC106767673 isoform X1, which translates to MSSLWFLKLIVKCLDHCAWPLLALGYPLCASVQAIENESYKATKDLISYWILLSLIYLFEYAFFRLLQWYQFWPYTKLMIIFWLIVPDFGRASYAYNNIIRTCISNPQAILSSLNNWRKIFVKKDNFLLHADRYLEDNGTEALMKLIASKNTTNKPVAKATNANRATDHEEMQQTNVKKLQIEPNATKDLEVIEKKEIPTGNQNIPVVPKLVKSENASATMLETNGIVMKEKGVGELPQIFTHKEVQKEWTCALCHVTTTSEKTLNSHLQGSKHRKMEIALKAKNQPVSQKLKSDHSKEELKQKNIYQPKFKTKNGEKPTRTNNSEIRCEICNVKCPCEITLASHRKGKKHLDKVKSNRFL; encoded by the exons ATGTCTTCTCTCTGGTTTCTTAAACTCATTGTCAAATGCCTTGATCATTGTGCATG GCCTCTCCTTGCTCTGGGATACCCTTT ATGTGCTTCTGTACAAGCAATTGAGAACGAATCCTATAAAGCAACTAAGGATTTGATATCGTATTGGATACTCCTCTCGCTAATATACCTATTCGAGTATGCATTTTTTAGGCTTCTTCAATG GTACCAGTTCTGGCCTTACACTAAGCTAATGATCATCTTCTGGCTCATTGTGCCAGACTTTGGGCGGGCTTCTTATGCCTACAATAACATTATTCGAACATGCATCTCAAATCCACAAGCAATCTTAAGTAGTTTAAATAACTGGAGGAAGATTTTTGTCAAGAAAGATAACTTTTTGCTGCATGCAGATAGATATTTAGAAGATAATGGAACAGAAGCCTTAATGAAACTCATTGCTAGCAAG AACACGACTAACAAACCTGTTGCAAAGGCAACAAATGCAAATAGAGCTACTGACCATGAAGAGATGCAACAG ACAAATGTGAAAAAGCTCCAAATAGAGCCCAACGCCACCAAAGATTTGGAGGTGATTGAGAAAAAGGAAATTCCTACAGGCAATCAA AATATTCCTGTGGTACCTAAACTTGTGAAAAGTGAAAATGCTTCAGCAACCATGTTGGAAACTAATGGAATAGTGATGAAAGAGAAGGGTGTTGGAGAGCTTCCTCAGATTTTTACACATAAGGAAGTTCAGAAGGAGTGGACTTGCGCTTTGTGCCATGTAACAACAACGAGCGAGAAAACCTTGAATTCACACCTGCAAGGGAGCAAACACAGGAAGATGGAGATTGCTCTGAAGGCAAAGAATCAACCTGTTTCACAGAAGCTGAAAAGTGATCACTCCAAAGAAGAATTGAAACAGAAGAACATTTATCAGCCAAAATTCAAGACCAAGAATGGAGAGAAACCTACTAGGACTAATAATTCAGAAATAAGATGTGAAATCTGTAATGTGAAATGCCCTTGCGAGATTACCTTGGCCTCTCATAGAAAAGGGAAGAAGCATTTGGATAAAGTTAAAAGTAACAGGTTTCTTTAG
- the LOC106766336 gene encoding anthocyanidin 3-O-glucosyltransferase 7-like — MSSDSTTDKHVAVFPFPFGTHVVPILNLVLRLSQATPNCSFSFIATHKCNALHFAKPHNPSNIKPYSITDGIPYEGHPLANHPIEKVNFFLSTGPDNLRKGIQMAEEDTNKKVTCIIADAFVPSSLVVAQSLNVPWIAFWPPMSCTLSLYFYIDLIRQKFANCDEDARFDISPGLPKMCVQDIPQDLLFTGEKETVFSRTLVSLGKVLPQAKAVVMNFFEELDPPLFVKDVRSKLQSMLYVVPVRFPVLLSGADPSGCLSWLDSNRSMSVIYVSFGTVVSPPPHEIVAVAEALEESGFPFVWSLKENMMGVLPDGFVKRTLMRGKVVPWVPQTQLLGHDSVGVFVTHCGSNSVTESISSGVPMICRPFYGDQMVGARVIEDVWKIGVTIEGRVFTKNGFIRSLNLILVQEDGKKIRDNVLKMKKTVEDASRPEGLSSASNFKTLVELISSS; from the coding sequence ATGTCATCGGACTCAACAACAGACAAACATGTTGCAGTGTTTCCTTTCCCCTTCGGCACACACGTTGTACCTATCTTGAACCTTGTCCTCAGACTCTCTCAGGCCACTCCAAACTGTTCATTCTCATTCATCGCCACACACAAATGCAATGCCTTGCATTTCGCAAAACCCCATAACCCCTCTAACATTAAGCCCTATAGCATAACTGATGGAATCCCTTACGAGGGTCACCCGTTAGCCAACCACCCAATTGAAAAGGTCAATTTTTTTCTCAGCACTGGACCTGACAATTTGCGCAAGGGTATACAGATGGCTGAAGAAGACACCAATAAAAAGGTCACATGCATCATTGCTGATGCTTTTGTACCCTCTTCTCTCGTTGTGGCTCAGAGCCTTAATGTTCCTTGGATTGCATTTTGGCCACCCATGTCATGCACACTTTCtctatatttttacattgacTTGATACGCCAGAAGTTTGCAAACTGCGATGAAGATGCTCGCTTTGATATATCCCCAGGGTTGCCCAAGATGTGTGTTCAAGATATACCGCAGGATCTTCTTTTTACTGGAGAAAAGGAGACGGTGTTTTCAAGGACGCTAGTTTCACTGGGTAAGGTGCTACCTCAAGCCAAGGCAGTGGTTATGAATTTCTTTGAGGAATTAGACCCACCTTTGTTCGTCAAAGACGTGAGATCCAAATTGCAGTCTATGCTTTATGTTGTTCCGGTTCGGTTCCCGGTACTATTATCTGGGGCGGATCCGAGTGGATGCTTGTCATGGTTGGATTCGAATCGTTCTATGTCAGTGATATATGTTTCGTTTGGGACGGTGGTGTCGCCACCCCCACATGAGATTGTGGCGGTGGCAGAGGCATTGGAAGAAAGTGGATTTCCATTTGTGTGGTCTCTGAAGGAAAATATGATGGGTGTTTTGCCAGATGGGTTTGTGAAGAGAACCTTGATGCGTGGGAAGGTGGTGCCTTGGGTTCCACAAACCCAACTCTTGGGACATGATTCGGTAGGAGTTTTTGTGACTCATTGTGGATCTAACTCCGTGACTGAGAGTATTTCGAGTGGGGTTCCTATGATCTGCAGGCCATTCTATGGAGATCAAATGGTGGGTGCAAGAGTGATAGAGGATGTTTGGAAGATTGGGGTGACAATAGAAGGTAGGGTGTTCACCAAAAATGGATTTATTAGAAGCTTAAATCTGATTCTGGTGCAGGAAGATGGGAAGAAGATTAGAGACAACGTTCTTAAGATGAAGAAAACTGTGGAAGATGCATCTAGGCCTGAAGGCTTATCATCAGCAAGCAATTTTAAGACTTTGGTAGAACTGATTTCTAGCTCTTAA